In Streptomyces sp. NBC_01231, the sequence CGGTGGTGAGACGGGGGTGGATGCGGGAGGCGAGCATGATGTCGTCGAAGCCCGCCACCGAGACGTCGTCGGGGACGCGCAGGCCCGCGTCCTCCAGGGCGGCGACCGCGCCGAGGGCCATCAGGTCGTTGGCGGCGAACACCGCGGTGAAGCGGCGTCGGCCGCCGTCCTCCAGGGCCGCGGCGACCAGGCTGTAGCCGGACCGCTCGACGAAGGCGCCCTCGACCTCGGTGACCCCCGCGTCGCCGAACGCCTCCCGGAAACCGGCGATCCGCTCCAGGCTGCTGACCAGGTCCACCGGGCCGCTGATCGCCAGCACCCGGCGGTGGTCCAACTCCCGCAGGTGCTGCCCGATCAGCCGGCCTCCCGCACGGTGGTCCGCGGTGACGAGGATGGTCTGTTCCAGCAGGTCGGGAACGACCTCGTCGGCCAGGGCGATGGGGAACCGCCCGAGCAGCGACGCCAGCCGGCCACGGGACGGCGGCGACCCGGAGGCGTACACCATGCCGTCGATGAACCGCCCGCGCAGCATCTCCAGATAGCGGTCCTCGCGGTCCGGGTCGAACTCGGTGTTGCACAGGATGACCCCGTAGCCCAGGTCGTGGGCGGCGTCGTCGACACCCTTGGCCAGTTCGGCGAAGAACTGGTTGGTGATGTCGGGCACCAGCAGGCCTATGACGTTGGTCGAACCGGCCTGGAGATTGCGGGCCGTCGAGGCCGGTACGTAGCCGAGTCGGCTGACGACCGCGCGGACCCGCTCGGCCGTGTCGTCGGCGACCGGCCGGTTGCCGCTCAGCACGTGCGACACCGTGGTCGGGCTCACCCGGGCGGCGGCCGCCACGTCCTTGATCGACGCGGGCCGCCGCACCCGGCGGCGCCCCACGTCCTGGTCCTGCTCACGGGTCATAGTGCTGGACCGCCCTGCCGTGCGAGGTGTCCAGCAGTGCGGGCACGCGCGCCTCGATCTCGGCCAGCAGCCCCGGCAGGTCCACCGTCAGCAGCCGGCCGTCACGCACCACGACCCGCCCGTCCACCACGACCGTGCGCACATCACTGGCCCGCACGCTGTAGACCAGGGCCGCCACCGGGTCGTGCACCGGCCGGCAGTGCGCCCCGCTCAGATCGACCAGCACGATGTCCGCGGCCCGGCCCGGCGCCAGCGCGCCGATCCGGTCCCCGAGTCCGAGCGCCCGGGCCCCGCCGCGCGTGGCCAGCCGGACCGTGTCGGAGACGGTCATCCAGGTGGCGTCCCGCTCGGCCTGCTTCTGGGTCAACGCGACCAGCCGCATCGCCTCCCACACGTCCAGCGTGTTGTGCCCGGCCGCCCCGTCGGTCCCGGCCCCGACGGCGACGCCGGCGTCCAGCAGGCTCCGCACCGGCGTGAGCGGACGCAGGGCGTGTTTCAGATACACCTTCGGGCAGCAGGCCACGCCCGTACGGTCCCCGACCGCCTCCAGCACCGGCAGGTCGGCCGGTGTGATGCCGCACCCGTGCGCGATCAGCGCCCCGGCGTCCAGCACCCCGGTCCGCTCCAGCACCCCGATGGGGGTGACGCCGCGCCGCGCCAGGCTCGACTCGGTCTGCTCCAGGTGCTCGGCGGCGTGGATGTGGATCCGTACGCCCAGGTCCCGGGCCAGCTCCGCGACTCGGACCAGGTCCGCGTCCTCGACCGTGTACGGCGCGTGCGGGCCAAGCGACGCGGTGACCCGTCCGTCGCCCGTGCCGTGCAGGGCGGCGGCGGTCTCGGCGCTCTCCTCCAGGGCCGCGCGACCCCGGCTGCTGAAGTACGTCGGCGCTATGTCGGCCCGGATTCCGGTACGGACGACGGCGTCGGCGATCCGCTCGGCGTCGAAGTAGTGGTCGGCGAACGTGGTCACCCCGCTGAGCAGCATCTCCGCACAGGCCAGCTCCGCGCCGAGGCCGATGTCGGCAGGGGTGAGGTTGACCTCCATGGGCCACACCCGCTCGTTGAACCAGGCCTCGACACCCACGTCCTCGGCGGCGCCGCGCATCAGCGTCATCGGGCCGTGCGTGTGGGCGTTCACCAGCCCGGGTACGGCGATCAGTCCCGTTCCGTCCACGGTCTCGGCCCCGGCCGCCTGAGGCCCGGAGCCCGCCGGGCCCAGCCAGACGATCACTCCGTCCTCGACCAGGATGTCCTGGCCCGTCTCCACTCGGCAGGGGCCCCGCTCGGGCACCACGAGCACCGAGCAGGACGTCACGATCAGTCGGCGCGTCATGCGGAATCCTTCCGTCCGAACCGGACGCTAAGGATCCAAAACGTTTTGCACAAGCCCCTGACTTGCCGGGTGATCGACGGGCGCCGACGCCGGCACGTCGAACGAACCCACGCCCGGCAGAACGCCTTCCAGAGCCTCGCCCGCTGCTACGAACGCCGCGCTCCCGTCATCGACGCGCGACAGCCCCGGGGCACACAGCTTGATCCCTGGAGAGGATGCCACTGCCAACTCCGCGGCCGGCGAACATACGTAGCCGATTGCGTAGTTCTACTGATTTCTTCAGCGTCCGCTCAGGGGAGGGTCTTCATCGAGGATGAGCCGTGCGCGACCGGTAGAGCCACTGAGCACAGGTCGGGATGATGACGTTGCTGGAGTCTGCAGGAGACCGGGGACGGTGGCTGGTCCGGGCCGTCACCCCAACGGGACGTAACCGGCCGGCTCGGTATGCCGCGGCTCCGGTCACCGCCTTGCTGGCGGCCGTCGCGCTGCTGACGGCCGGCTGCTCGGGCGGCGGAGTCGGCACCGACGCATCGGCCGCCACGCCCTCCGTGACGGGCACTGCCACCGCTGCCCCGACCACCCCGTCGGCCACGCCCTCCCCGCTCTACCCGACCAACGCCAAGGGCTGCCACCCCAACGGGGAGTGGACGACGGAACAGGCCGTGAGCTGGGTGCGAATAGCGGCCGATGCCCCCGCCGCAGGCGTCGACACCTCCAAGGATCCGGTCACGATCCACGAGAGCGTGGAGGGCTACAACGGCCCGCTGTGCGAAACGGTCACCGTTCAGGTGGAGTTCTGGAAGCTCACCTACGGCTCGGCGGGCGCCGGAGAGTACACGCCCGGCGCCACGGAGGCCCCGCCGGACTACTACTTCGACATGGACTCCGTGAAGCGGACCGAGCTGCGCGTCGACGGACGCAAGGAGCAGCTCGTGAAACCGCCGGAGCGGCTCTACGCCGGCGACCGCAGCGTCTGTGTGGGGGCCCTGGTCGCGGTGTACGTCGGCAGGCCCCTCAAGAGCAAGGAACTGCCCGAGCAGATCAGCACCGGGGGCCTCGACATCTACGGCGGGGACGTGAAATTCAGGACCGAGCGGGTGGCCGAGTACGAGCTGTCACCTCCAGCGGCGCCGCACGTCTGCAGCCCCGACGGCAAGCCCACCGCCGACCCGTACGACGTGCCCGACACCACGGGTGTGCCCGACCCGCTGTACCCGACGCCGACGTTCAGCTTCGACCTGGACGACGTCATGCGCACCCCGAGGCACGGAAATTGAGCATGGGGGGCCCGGCGACCGACGGGGCCGTGGGCTCACGGAATAGCTGGTGGGGGAGGGGCCGATCGATTATCGGGACGGTCCGACAGGTATCCGACATAGGGAGGCTGCTATGGGCAAGCGGGAATTGGGGCCGTATCCAGGTCTGAGATATGCGCACATGGTGTCCAAGGACGTCCACAGCAGCCATGTCGTCCGCCGGTTTGCTCTCTATCCGATCGATATCGAGCGTCCGGAGAAGGGCCGGCGGGTGGAGGCGCGGGAGTGCGGGAGCTGCCAGAAGCCGCTGACGTTCAAGGTGCTCAGTGTCGCGGCGACCAGGAGCCGCCGGTGGGTGTGGCTGGTGCTGGGCCTGGCCGGGGTAGCGGCGGCGCTCGGGTTCGGGGTGGCGCTCTTCGAGGTCGGCGGGCAAGTGGTCGAGGAAGGGGCCCCCAACCCGGTGGGCCCGCTGGTGCTGG encodes:
- a CDS encoding LacI family transcriptional regulator, translated to MTREQDQDVGRRRVRRPASIKDVAAAARVSPTTVSHVLSGNRPVADDTAERVRAVVSRLGYVPASTARNLQAGSTNVIGLLVPDITNQFFAELAKGVDDAAHDLGYGVILCNTEFDPDREDRYLEMLRGRFIDGMVYASGSPPSRGRLASLLGRFPIALADEVVPDLLEQTILVTADHRAGGRLIGQHLRELDHRRVLAISGPVDLVSSLERIAGFREAFGDAGVTEVEGAFVERSGYSLVAAALEDGGRRRFTAVFAANDLMALGAVAALEDAGLRVPDDVSVAGFDDIMLASRIHPRLTTVHQPAYDVGRTAGAQLLSYVHRDEVPPASRHILPVRLKVRASTAPVSPTP
- a CDS encoding amidohydrolase, coding for MTRRLIVTSCSVLVVPERGPCRVETGQDILVEDGVIVWLGPAGSGPQAAGAETVDGTGLIAVPGLVNAHTHGPMTLMRGAAEDVGVEAWFNERVWPMEVNLTPADIGLGAELACAEMLLSGVTTFADHYFDAERIADAVVRTGIRADIAPTYFSSRGRAALEESAETAAALHGTGDGRVTASLGPHAPYTVEDADLVRVAELARDLGVRIHIHAAEHLEQTESSLARRGVTPIGVLERTGVLDAGALIAHGCGITPADLPVLEAVGDRTGVACCPKVYLKHALRPLTPVRSLLDAGVAVGAGTDGAAGHNTLDVWEAMRLVALTQKQAERDATWMTVSDTVRLATRGGARALGLGDRIGALAPGRAADIVLVDLSGAHCRPVHDPVAALVYSVRASDVRTVVVDGRVVVRDGRLLTVDLPGLLAEIEARVPALLDTSHGRAVQHYDP